TTTTCCCGGAAGCATGGCATCAATGACTTCATCACCGTAGTGACTCGACATCGTATCTCAGCCTTAAGATGGTCCGGATTTGCCTAAACCATCAGCCTACATACTTGGACCTGGACAACCGTCGCCAGGCTCACCTAGTCTTCTCCGTCCCTCCATCGCAATTATAAGAAGTACGGGAATATTAACCCGTTTCCCATCGACTACGCCTTTCGGCCTCGCCTTAGGGGTCGACTTACCCTGCCCCGATTAACGTTGGACAGGAACCCTTGATCTTCCGGCGAGGGAGTTTTTCACTCCCTTTATCGTTACTCATGTCAGCATTCGCACTTCTGATACCTCCAGCATGCCTTACAGCACACCTTCAACGGCTTACAGAACGCTCCCCTACCCAATAAGTAAAACTTCATTGCCGCAGCTTCGGTGTATAGCTTAGCCCCGTTAAATCTTCCGCGCAGGCCGACTCGACCAGTGAGCTATTACGCTTTCTTTAAATGATGGCTGCTTCTAAGCCAACATCCTGGCTGTCTGAGCCTTCCCACATCGTTTCCCACTTAGCTATAACTTTGGGACCTTAGCTGGCGGTCTGGGTTGTTTCCCTCTTCACGACGGACGTTAGCACCCGCCGTGTGTCTCCCGGATAGTACTTACTGGTATTCGGAGTTTGCAAAGGGTTGGTAAGTCGGGATGACCCCCTAGCCTTAACAGTGCTCTACCCCCAGTAGTATTCGTCCGAGGCGCTACCTAAATAGCTTTCGGGGAGAACCAGCTATCTCCGAGTTTGATTGGCCTTTCACCCCTAGCCACAAGTCATCCGCTAATTTTTCAACATTAGTCGGTTCGGTCCTCCAGTAAGTGTTACCTCACCTTCAACCTGCCCATGGCTAGATCACTCGGTTTCGGGTCTAATCCTAGCAACTATGACGCCCAGTTAAGACTCGGTTTCCCTACGGCTCCCCTAAACGGTTAACCTTGCTACTAAAATTAAGTCGCTGACCCATTATACAAAGGTACGCAGTCACATAACAAGTATGCTCCTACTGCTTGTACGTACACGGTTTCAGGTTCTATTTCACTCCCCTCACAGGGGTTCTTTTCGCCTTTCCCTCACGGTACTGGTTCACTATCGGTCAGTCAGGAGTATTTAGCCTTGGAGGATGGTCCCCCCATATTCAGACAAGATAACACGTGTCCCGTCCTACTCGTTTTCACTGATAATGCGTTGTCGGTTACGGGGCTATCACCCTGTATCGCAGAACTTTCCAGAACTTTCACCTAACGCAAAACTAGCTTAAGGGCTAATCCGGTTTCGCTCGCCGCTACTACCGGAATCTCGGTTGATTTCTCTTCCTCGGGGTACTTAGATGTTTCAGTTCCCCCGGTTCGCCTCGTGCTGCTATGTATTCACAACACGATACGTGCTTATGCACGTGGGTTTCCCCATTCGGAAATCCCAGAGTCACTGGCTTTTACTACCTTCTCTGGGCTTATCGCAAGTTAATACGTCCTTCATCGCCTCTGACTGCCAAGGCATCCACCGTGTACGCTTAGTCACTTAACCATACAACCCCAAGAGGTTTCGTATGTTCAAACAACCAAGGTTTATGTCTCTGATAAGGAGACGTTGGTTTTTCGCCGGACTCGATACAAGACACTTGAATGTGTATTGTTTTGAGAACTCGTTTTCATCTTTCGATGAAAACTATAAATCAATCTATTCGATTGAATTTACTAGTCAGCTTTCCAGATTGTTAAAGAGCATTGTGTTTATCGTTAAATAACCACTTTTTAAAAACACTCATAAGAATGCGCTTAAAGAGTGGCGTCCCGTAGGGGAGTCGAACCCCTGTTACCGCCGTGAAAGGGCGGTGTCCTAGGCCTCTAGACGAACGGGACATTGGTGGAGCTATGCGGGATCGAACCGCAGACCTCCTGCGTGCAAGGCAGGCGCTCTCCCAGCTGAGCTATAACCCCAATGTTTTACTTCAATAAGAAGTGGTGGGCGATACCGGGCTCGAACCAGTGACCCCCTCCTTGTAAGGGAGGTGCTCTCCCAACTGAGCTAATCGCCCACTATAGTTACTATTTGTTTTCACTTTAAAAAGTAAAATCAAACTAGCTTTCCTTCGTGGAAAGGAAATGGTGGGTCGTGCAGGATTCGAACCTGCGACCAATTGATTAAAAGTCAACTGCTCTACCAACTGAGCTAACGACCCATTGGCGTCCCGTAGGGGAGTCGAACCCCTGTTACCGCCGTGAAAGGGCGGTGTCCTAGGCCTCTAGACGAACGGGACAATGTTCATACTTAATGTTGTTGGGCAACATTAAATGGCTCTCTTACATTTTAACCAAGCAATCTGTGTGGACACTGCATTCAACAGTAAGTCTTTAGGTAAGGAGGTGATCCAGCCCCAGGTTCCCCTAGGGCTACCTTGTTACGACTTCACCCCAGTCATGAACCACACCGTGGTAAACGCCCTCCCGAAGGTTAAGCTATCTACTTCTGGTGCAGCCCACTCCCATGGTGTGACGGGCGGTGTGTACAAGGCCCGGGAACGTATTCACCGTGGCATTCTGATCCACGATTACTAGCGATTCCGACTTCATGGAGTCGAGTTGCAGACTCCAATCCGGACTACGACGTACTTTCTGGGATTCGCTCACTCGCGAGTTGGCAGCCCTCTGTATACGCCATTGTAGCACGTGTGTAGCCCTACTCGTAAGGGCCATGATGACTTGACGTCGTCCCCACCTTCCTCCGGTTTATCACCAGCAGTCTCCCTGGAGTTCCCCCGAAGTGCTGGCAAACAAGGATAAGGGTTGCGCTCGTTGCGGGACTTAACCCAACATTTCACAACACGAGCTGACGACAGCCATGCAGCACCTGTCTCAGAGTTCCCGAAGGCACCAATCCATCTCTGGAAAGTTCTCTGGATGTCAAGAGTAGGTAAGGTTCTTCGCGTTGCATCGAATTAAACCACATGCTCCACCGCTTGTGCGGGCCCCCGTCAATTCATTTGAGTTTTAATCTTGCGACCGTACTCCCCAGGCGGTCTACTTAACGCGTTAGCTCCGAAAGCCACGGCTCAAGGCCACAACCTCCAAGTAGACATCGTTTACGGCGTGGACTACCAGGGTATCTAATCCTGTTTGCTCCCCACGCTTTCGCATCTGAGCGTCAGTCTTTGTCCAGGGGGCCGCCTTCGCCACCGGTATTCCTTCAGATCTCTACGCATTTCACCGCTACACCTGAAATTCTACCCCCCTCTACAAGACTCTAGTCTGCCAGTTCAAAATGCTGTTCCGAGGTTGAGCCCCGGGCTTTCACATCTTGCTTAACAGACCGCCTGCATGCGCTTTACGCCCAGTAATTCCGATTAACGCTCGCACCCTCCGTATTACCGCGGCTGCTGGCACGGAGTTAGCCGGTGCTTCTTCTGTAGGTAACGTCAAACAATGCCGCTATTAACGACACTGCCTTCCTCCCCACTGAAAGTACTTTACAACCCGAAGGCCTTCTTCATACACGCGGCATGGCTGCATCAGGGTTTCCCCCATTGTGCAATATTCCCCACTGCTGCCTCCCGTAGGAGTCTGGACCGTGTCTCAGTTCCAGTGTGGCTGATCATCCTCTCAGACCAGCTAGGGATCGTTGCCTTGGTGAGCCATTACCTCACCAACAAGCTAATCCCACCTGGGCTAATCCTGACGCGAGAGGCCCGAAGGTCCCCCTCTTTGCTCCGAAGAGATTATGCGGTATTAGCTATCGTTTCCAATAGTTATCCCCCACATCAGGGCATATTCCCAGGCATTACTCACCCGTCCGCCGCTCGCCGCCCTTAACGTTCCCCGAAGGTTCAGTTAAGTCGCTGCCGCTCGACTTGCATGTGTTAGGCCTGCCGCCAGCGTTCAATCTGAGCCATGATCAAACTCTTCAATTAAAGTTTTGTTGGTCTTTCGACCTACTCAATGAATACTGTTAATTCATCATAAATAATGAATGAATTGACTGTGCTGATACCGAAGTATCAAATTGGTCACTAGTATCATTGATAAATCTTTTTGACTAATCATTCAACGAGTGCCCACACAGATTGCATGGTCAAATTTTTAAAGAACGTTGACTACTCAACACTTCGTGTTGGTTAGGGCTGCGTATTCTACTCAACCTTTAACTATAGTCAAGAATAATTTTTAACTTTAAAACTTATTCTTGACTACCTTTGGCTATCCCAAAGATTTAATCACGAGGCGAAATTGTCATTTCGAAAACTTTGAACTCGATCATTTGTTTGTTCGCGTCCCGTTTCGATGGAGCGGCATTATAGAGACTTCGATCACTCTGACAAGTGTTTTTTTAAAAAAAGAATGTATTTGATTGTTATTTCATCTAATGTGATTAATATGCTTGTAATTACAACATTTGCTCCACTGGTTGTTCACCCGCTAGTAATTACAACTCAATGAAAGTAATATCATTGTGAGTTCGATGTTAAAAGAAACAATAACGCATTCTCCTTCCATTTGACGATGTAGCTTAATTAAATATGAAATCAAATAACCAAACCATAATAACCGCTGTAGCCATTGCTATTATCGGTGCCTTAATCTTTAGCTTTATTCATATCCCATCCTCTATTAGCTTTGCTTTAGGTGCTGTACTGACTGGATTAGCACTTAACTTTATGCAAACGGATAAAACACCTTCAATGACAGAAACAGAAACCTCTCAAAGCAGCAAAACACTTTATGTCGGCAACCTTCCTTATCGTGCTAATGAGACAGACGTTAAAAACTTATTTGCTGAACACGGTGATGTTTTCGCTGTACGCCTAATGAAAGATAAGCGTACAGGTAAACGTAGAGGGTTTGGCTTTGTGGTAATGAGTAGCACAGATGCTGACGGCGCAATCGAGCAATTAAACAATAAAGAGTATGGACAGCGTACACTGAAAGTACGTGAAGCTAATGAACCTAAGAATACGGATACTGTAGAGACTGAATAGTCCCAAGGTGCATTGCTTTTAAACTCTTATTTAGCGCCGTTACACTTTGTGTAGCGGCGCTGCTGTATGTAGCGTTCTCAATCTGTGTATTTCTGCACTTCCCTTCTTCATCCGTAAGCTCTAGTAATGAAGCTACACGGTTGGCAATAGCCTTGCCTGAATCCACAATATAGACATCATTATTTAAAACAGCTTTTATCTCATCTTTAATAAGTGGGAAATGAGTGCAACCTAAAATGATACTATCTACTTGCTGCTGCCATGGCGCTAATATGCCACTTAACTCGTCCAGTGAAATTGCTTCACCACGTAGTTTTTGCTCAGCCATTTCCACCAAACGCGTAGAGCCGATCATTTTTACTTCACAATCGCTAGCAAATTGGGAGATTAACTGCTGTGTATAGCTGCGCTTAACGGTAGCTGGAGTTGCCAATAAACCAATCACTTTGGTTTGACTTAACTTGGCGGCAGGTTTTATGGCTGGAACTACGCCAACGACAGGGACGGTAAGGTGTTTGCGCAAGGTTGGAAGAACAATGGTACTTGCCGTATTACAAGCTATCACCACTAAATCAGCCTGATACTGCTCTACTAACGTCGAGACAATATAGTTGGTTCGCTCAATTAAAACGTCATCAGGTAATTCGCCATACGGAAACGCCGCATTATCAAATGCGTAAATATATTGTACTTGTGGTAAAAGATCGTAGATTTCTTTATAAACAGATAAACCACCTACACCAGAATCAAAAATAACAATCTTTTTCACACGTACCATACCTAATGAATATTACTCCCTATCATGATACTGCTAACTCTAGTCAGCGCAAACTGTCCTGTCACTTAACTGATAGCGCTGATAATAAAATCGTTCGGTTTTATCTATTCCCTGCCATTCAACCTCAAGTGGCTTGTGAAAATAAGGAGCGTTAATCACTAAGGTATGAAACTCGCCATTCTCACCACACGGATCAATATAAGTAGGCAACTCTTCAAGTAAAGCTTTATTAAACCATTTACCACAATACTGAGCCTCACACTGACTAGTATCAACAGTTACTAACTTGGTTTTAATACCTATTGTGATCATCTCAATAGCTAACTTATGGCTAGGCTCTCCCATTAACGGGAAAATACATTGCCACCCTTCTGGCTCTATATATTGCTTTCGATAATCCGCAATACCGTTACAGAAAATATCACCAAAGGCGACAGCCTGAATATTTAATCCACTGGCTTTTAGTCCATTAATAACCGTTTGTTGATATACCTCATTGGGAGGAAATACTTGTGGTAGCTCAATTAAGATCAAAGGTAAGCCAATAAGCCTAGCTTGCTCTTTTAATACTTCAAGAGGGGTAGCTTGAAAAGGAACTTCATCACCGACGTAAGTTGTATAGAGTCCGACTACGTTATAATGAGGGTCATTAAGTAAGCGCCATAAAGTTAATGCCGCATCTTTGCCTGACGACCAACTGATAATTACGTTTATTTTTTTCATCATAGTAAAAAGGCCACTATTGGAGCGGCCTTTGTCTTAAATATTCACAGATTAAAATTGGTAATTGATGCTCGTATAGTAAGTACGTCCTGGCATTTCATAACCACCAGCCGTCTCATACTGCTCATCCAGTAAGTTCGCAACACGACCTTTCAGTGCTAACTTCGGCTGTAACCAATAAGTCAAAGCAAGATCCCATGTGTCATAAGCAGGTAATTCACCTGTTGGACCATACTGATCAGGACGTTTACCGTGGTATTGGTAAGTAAGCGCACTATCAAGATCGCCAAAGCTTGCAGTTCCAACCCACTTAAATGAGAACTTCTCACGGCGATCTAAACGTTCACCTTTACTGTTACGCGGATCTTTAAAGTCAAAGTTTAGCTGATGAGATAAAAAGCCTGTATCAAAGTCGGCTTCCACCTCAATACCTTTGATCTTGCTCTTTCCTGATTCGTTATAGTACTTCCAAGACGTATTATTAAAGCCAATCAGATTATCAATTTCCATACGGTAACCTGTTACCGCTAAATCAATCAGACTGTAATTCGCTACAACGGCAATTTCAGCATTTTTAGACTTTTCAGGGCTTAATGTTTCTGTACCGTAAGATGGCGAATATAGCTGGTATAAGTTCGGTGCTTTAAAAGCTGTGCCATACGAGGTACGTAATTGTACTTCATCCGTGATATACCAACCACCAGCTACGTTATAAGTAAACTGTGAGCCGTATTGCTGGTTATCATCTAAACGCATGCTTGATTCTAATGAGAAGTCGTTAACGTTCACTAAACCAATACCGTAGACACCTGTATTATTACGGCTAAATGCATCCGTCGATAACTTGTCTTTCCAAGACTCTTTACGCCAATCAACCCCACCCACTAATTGTAGGTTTTCGTTAACCGTATAATGGTTATTCCACTGTAGGTTACGTTGAGTGAATTTCTCATCCTGGCTCGCTACAACAGGTAACGTTGTCGCTGCTTTGTTGTAATCGTAATTCGTTTGATGTTGGTAATCGGCAATAATCTTCGATTGATATCGACCTAAATCGAGATCTAGCCCTGCGCTATAGTCAAATAACTCAGGCTCAGATTGCATGTACTGGTGTACTGGCTCACCAGTGAAGAAGTCAACATATGAGCTGTCGTATTGATATTGGTTTTTATACCAACGCGCTGAGATAAAACCTTTCAGTGTGTCGCTAAAACGCTGATGGTAAGCGATCATCGCATTACGACTAGAAAAGCCATGTTTATCACCATCATTAATACCAGGTTGCGGTTTAACGTTATAGCCTTCATCGTCTTCATAGCCTGCTGCTAATTGTAATAAACCATTCTCACCGACTTTGTATGCCCCCGATGCACTTGCTTCTTGGTAATTATGACTGCCAATACCGACATTTAATTTGGTTTTTGAAGGCGCATCTACGTCAGCCAGCGTAATAATATTGATCACACCACCAATGGCTTCTGAACCATAAAGTGCAGCACGTGCACCACGGGTAAATTCAATACGCTCAACTTGCGTCAGCGGAATTTGGTTAAAATCCACCGCTCCTTTTGCCGCGCGTGCCATACGAATACCATCGACCAGTACCAATACTTGATCAGAGTTAGTACCACGTACCATGATGCTGACCAGTTGTCCTCGACCGCCATTTTGAGTCACTTGCACACCCGGTAATAAGCTGATCACTTCGGTGAGTGTTTTGGCTTGTACTTTATCAATGTCTTGACGGGTAACAACATTAAAAGGGGCAAGAACAGAAGTAACAGGTTGTTCAAAACGATTAGCCGTAACGACCATGACATCGTCAGCTTGGGTTTTATCGTCTGCTGCAATGGAAGAAAAAGATGGGAAATACACCGACGTCACCGCCAGTGCCAAAAGTGTTTTTTTCATTTTAGAATCCTAAGTCGCGTTTATAACAAAGCAAAGGTGCTTTACCGCTGGTTGGTATTCGGACTTAAGAGCATGACCTATAAGGTCGCCTAGGCATCAACTTCCCATCTCAACTACACTTGGATCAACATCCTATATTGATCATGCAGTTAAAACAGTGTTTGGAGGACATCCATGTGCGTTCGTTCTCTATTACCGCTGCGCGTCAGTTACGGATTTTCACCGTATTCCCGTACCATCCTGGTTAACCAGCGCAGCGCAAATGCTAGTGATGTAAGCGTTTTATGTCTAGCTTTCTTTGCTATTAGTTATAAATAAAAATTGCCTGATGAAAACTTTTTATTGGCGTAACACTGGACATCACGGGGCAATACAATAAAATCTGCGCTCTTATTTTGAGCAGTCGAGGCATACACTATGACATCTACCATCCTTAACACCGCTGATTACCAGCAACAGTTGGATGAAAAGGCAGAGCGTATTCAAAACATTTTCGCTGATTTTGATACCCCTGAACTCGAGGTGTTTGCCTCCCCTGCAGAGCATTACCGTATGCGTGCAGAATTCCGTGTTTGGCATGAGGGTGAAGATCTTTTCTACATCATGTTCAACCAAGAAACACGTGAAAAATACCGTGTGGATCAATTCCCTGCAGCAAGTCGTTTGATCAATGACTTAATGCCAATGTTGGTGGATGCAATCAAACCCATCAAAGCGCTACGTCACAAGTTATTCCAAGTCGATTTCCTATCTACTTTAAGCGGTGAGATCTTGGTGTCGATGCTATACCACCGTCAACTAGATGATGAATGGACAGCAGAAGCGAAACAACTAAAGCAACGCTTAAACGATGAAGGCTTTAAGCTGAACATCATTGGTCGTGCACGTAAGATGAAAATCGTACTTGATCAAGACTACGTTATTGAGCAGTTAAAAGTTAACGATCGCACATTAACTTACAAGCAAGTAGAGAACAGCTTTACCCAACCTAACGGTGAAGTGGCTCAGAAGATGCTTGAATGGGCGGTAGACTGTACTCAAGACAGCGAAGGCGATCTGTTAGAGCTTTACTGTGGTAACGGTAACTTCTCTCTCGCTCTTGCGCAAAACTTCGAACGTGTTCTAGCTACTGAACTGGCAAAGCCATCGGTTGATTCCGCGCAATACAACATTGCCGTAAACAACATTGATAACGTACAAATCATTCGTATGTCAGCAGAAGATTTTACTGATGCAATGGAAGGTAAGCGTGAATTCCGCCGTTTGAAAGATCGAAATGTGGATCTTCAGAGCTACAACTGCAACACGATCTTTGTTGATCCACCGCGATCTGGCATGGATGAGGGTACATGCCGTATGGTGCAAGGTTATGATCGCATCATGTACATCTCGTGTAACCCTGAAACTTTAAAAGAAAACTTAGATATTCTTGGTGAAACACACCGAATTACACGTTTTGCCCTGTTTGATCAGTTCCCGTATACCCACCACATGGAAGCGGGTGTATTGCTAGAGCGTAAATAATTCGCTTCTTGCAGAGAATAAAAAAAGGCGCTTAATGCGCCTTTTTTCTTACGTACTTTTTATCGTACTGAAGATTATTTTGCTTCCACTTCTGGCTTAGCTTTTTTATTCATGATGCCCATTTTGTAACTAACCCAAAATAGTAATGCTAGCGCAATCATCAATGGTAGGAAGTTAGAGCCCATCTCCGGCATTGCTGCACGTAAGAAAGCAGAGTAACCAAATGCACCCACAAAGAAACACGCAGTCGCAATCGCTGGCGTGCCTTCCGTCATCGGCTTACGTAAGTATTCTTGGTATAAACAGTAAACGGCTAACACAAAAGCAAGCACTGGGAAGATAGAAAACGCCACGCTGCTTGATGTTAGTACTGACCATGTTGCGTAACCGCACACACCAGCAAGTAATGATAGAACTAAAGTTTTACGCTCTGATTTAACTTGTTGCTTGTCCATATCCTTCACCACAAAATCGAAATAAGGTTATAGTTTTTGCCTGAGCTCACGACGCTCACGCTCTTTTCGGTACCAGTAAGCACCCTTTGCAATCATTCTTAATTGCATGATCAATCTTTCAGCATGCTCAGCACGAGCATGACTATCGAGATCTAACGCTTCTGCCCCTGAGCTAAAGACGAGTGTTACTGACGCCTCTGCTTGGGTATACGCTTCTTCATACGTTACCCCAGTTTTGGCCTCAAGATACTCGGTTAGTTCAGCGACAAAATGTTGTATTTCACGAGCCACTGCGGCGCGAAATGCTGTCGATGTCCCGGAACGTTCACGTAATAGTAGACGAAAGACGTTAGGGCTACTTTCGATAAACTCCATAAACGTCTCAACAGAGGTACGGATCACACTACCTTCTGTTGCAATACGCTGGCGAGCTTGTCGCATTAACTGGCGAAGGATCAAACCACCTTCATCCACCATTGTTAAGCCTAACTCATCCATGTCTTTAAAATGACGATAAAACGACGTAGGGGCAATCCCAGCTTCACGAGCCACTTCTCGTAAACTTAAATTAGAAAAACTTCTATCGGCACTTAGCTGACTAAACGCAGCATCAATCAGTGAACGACGTGTTTTTTCTTTCTGTTGAGCCCTGATCCCCATGGACATCTGATTCTCTATTATTTTCTTACCATCATACGCTGAATAACGATAAACAGCGTTAGAAAAGCCATATAGTACTGACTCACAGCCCATCACGCAAAGCTAGATTAACATCATTTAATCATCGACTTCACAATCTATCACGATAAAACTTGGTACCAACATGGGCATTTATAACGTTCAACAAGCAATAGAGCGTGATCCCTCACTAGCTCTGACTATCTATTGATTCTCCTATTGATTACAAATCGTTACACTTACGATGCAAAAATGTTACCGACCAAATAGGAATAATACGATGACGGATACGCAGTACAGTAATAACGGTCATTTCGATGTGATTATTATTGGTAGTGGCCCTGGTGGTGAAGGGGCAGCAATGGGCTTAACCAAAGCAGGTTTTAACGTCGCTATCATTGAACGCGAAGACAATGTTGGTGGCGGCTGTACTCACTGGGGCACCATCCCATCAAAAGCGCTGCGTCATGCAGTCAGTCGTATTATTGAATTTAACCAAAACCCACTGTACTGCAAAAACAACTCCACGCTGCATAGTACTTTTAGCCAAATTCTGGGGCATGCTGAAGTAGTAGTGAATAAGCAAACTCGTATGCGTCAGGGATTTTATGATCGCAACCAGTGTCAGATCATTCATGGCGAAGCCCGCTTTATTGCTAGCCATGAAGTGGCAGTGACCACGACCGACGGTAGTCTAGAGCATTACAGTGCAGACAAATTCATCATCGCCACAGGATCTCGTCCATACCATCCTGAAGGCGTTGATTTCGATCATTCACGTATCTACGACAGCGATTCCATCTTACGTCTAGAGCACGATCCTCGTCATATTATTATCTATGGTGCAGGGGTGATTGGCTGTGAATATGCATCTATCTTCCGAGGATTGGGAGTAAAAGTTGATTTAATTAACACCCGCCAACGTCTGCTAGAATTTCTTGATAATGAAATCTCCGACTCGTTGTCTTATCACTTGTGGAACAATGGCGCGATGATCCGCAATGATGAGATTTTCGAGCATATTGAAGGTACCGATGACGGTGTGATCTTACATTTTCAATCCGGTAAGAAGATGCGTGCTGATTGCTTGCTCTACGCGAACGGTCGCACAGGTAATACCGATAAACTCGGCTTAGAGCATGTTGGTCTAACACCTGACTCTCGTGGGCAGTTAAACGTCAATCGCAGTTATCAAACAGAGGTCGATCATATTTATGCGGTGGGTGATGTGATTGGTTACCCAAGCCTTGCAAGTGCAGCTTATGATCAAGGTCGATTTGTTGCTCAAGCGATCAGTACAGGACAAGCACAAGGTCAGTTGATTGATCATATCCCAACAGGTATTTATACCATTCCAGAGATCAGCTCTGTGGGTAAAACCGAGCAGCAATTAACCGCAGAGAAAATTCCATATGAAGTAGGGCGCTCTCAGTTTAAGCATCTTGCCCGTGCGCAAATTGCTGGGACCGAAGTGGGAAGCTTAAAGATTTTATTTCACCGAGAAACCAAAGAGATCTTAGGTATTCACTGTTTTGGTGAACGTGCCGCAGAAATCATTCATATCGGACAAGCAATCATGGAGCAAAAAGGCGAAGGTAATACTATTGATTACTTCGTCAATACTACTTTTAACTATCCAACCATGGCGGAAGCCTACCGTGTTGCAGCTCTTAACGGCTTAAACCGTTTATTTTAATCTCGGCGAGTGAATAGCAGATAATAAAAAACGGAGCGATGTCGCTCCGTTTTGGTTTGCTTTAATCGGCATTCATCATGCGATCATCAGGCTCTAAGATCTCAGCCCATGGTAAGCCTTCATCACCTAAGGTAATAAAGTTTGGGTTCTCTAGCGTATTACGCTCGTTGTAAGACAGTGGGGTTAAATGAGTATTAAGAATACGACCACCAGCTTCTTCAACAATACATTGCGTTGCTGCGGTATCCCACTCTCCTGTTGGCCCTAAGCGTAGGTAACAATCCACTGCCCCTTCTGCCACCAAGCAAGATTTCAAAGCAGCAGAGCCTAATGGTACGAGCTCGTAGTTATAGCTAGGATCTAAACGTGAGGTAATTGAGCTAATATCTTGCCGACGACTGATCGCCACCACGATAGATTTGGTATTTTCTTCATGATGGTGTGTTGCCAGTTTTACAGTCTCGCCTTCTGCCGTGATCTTATACGCGCCTTTATCAGCATAAGCGTAATACGACACACCAGAAACAGGTGCATACACCACGCCCATCACCGGACGATTATCTTCCACTAAGGCAATGATTGTCGCAAAGTCACCACTACCAGCAATGAACTCTTGGGTGCCATCTAGCGGATCAACTAACCAGTAACGTTTCCATTGACTACGTTCCGCTA
The sequence above is a segment of the Photobacterium leiognathi genome. Coding sequences within it:
- a CDS encoding RNA recognition motif domain-containing protein, with amino-acid sequence MKSNNQTIITAVAIAIIGALIFSFIHIPSSISFALGAVLTGLALNFMQTDKTPSMTETETSQSSKTLYVGNLPYRANETDVKNLFAEHGDVFAVRLMKDKRTGKRRGFGFVVMSSTDADGAIEQLNNKEYGQRTLKVREANEPKNTDTVETE
- the murI gene encoding glutamate racemase; translated protein: MVRVKKIVIFDSGVGGLSVYKEIYDLLPQVQYIYAFDNAAFPYGELPDDVLIERTNYIVSTLVEQYQADLVVIACNTASTIVLPTLRKHLTVPVVGVVPAIKPAAKLSQTKVIGLLATPATVKRSYTQQLISQFASDCEVKMIGSTRLVEMAEQKLRGEAISLDELSGILAPWQQQVDSIILGCTHFPLIKDEIKAVLNNDVYIVDSGKAIANRVASLLELTDEEGKCRNTQIENATYSSAATQSVTALNKSLKAMHLGTIQSLQYPYS
- a CDS encoding ATPase, with translation MMKKINVIISWSSGKDAALTLWRLLNDPHYNVVGLYTTYVGDEVPFQATPLEVLKEQARLIGLPLILIELPQVFPPNEVYQQTVINGLKASGLNIQAVAFGDIFCNGIADYRKQYIEPEGWQCIFPLMGEPSHKLAIEMITIGIKTKLVTVDTSQCEAQYCGKWFNKALLEELPTYIDPCGENGEFHTLVINAPYFHKPLEVEWQGIDKTERFYYQRYQLSDRTVCAD
- the btuB gene encoding TonB-dependent vitamin B12 receptor; this encodes MKKTLLALAVTSVYFPSFSSIAADDKTQADDVMVVTANRFEQPVTSVLAPFNVVTRQDIDKVQAKTLTEVISLLPGVQVTQNGGRGQLVSIMVRGTNSDQVLVLVDGIRMARAAKGAVDFNQIPLTQVERIEFTRGARAALYGSEAIGGVINIITLADVDAPSKTKLNVGIGSHNYQEASASGAYKVGENGLLQLAAGYEDDEGYNVKPQPGINDGDKHGFSSRNAMIAYHQRFSDTLKGFISARWYKNQYQYDSSYVDFFTGEPVHQYMQSEPELFDYSAGLDLDLGRYQSKIIADYQHQTNYDYNKAATTLPVVASQDEKFTQRNLQWNNHYTVNENLQLVGGVDWRKESWKDKLSTDAFSRNNTGVYGIGLVNVNDFSLESSMRLDDNQQYGSQFTYNVAGGWYITDEVQLRTSYGTAFKAPNLYQLYSPSYGTETLSPEKSKNAEIAVVANYSLIDLAVTGYRMEIDNLIGFNNTSWKYYNESGKSKIKGIEVEADFDTGFLSHQLNFDFKDPRNSKGERLDRREKFSFKWVGTASFGDLDSALTYQYHGKRPDQYGPTGELPAYDTWDLALTYWLQPKLALKGRVANLLDEQYETAGGYEMPGRTYYTSINYQF
- the trmA gene encoding tRNA (uridine(54)-C5)-methyltransferase TrmA, whose product is MTSTILNTADYQQQLDEKAERIQNIFADFDTPELEVFASPAEHYRMRAEFRVWHEGEDLFYIMFNQETREKYRVDQFPAASRLINDLMPMLVDAIKPIKALRHKLFQVDFLSTLSGEILVSMLYHRQLDDEWTAEAKQLKQRLNDEGFKLNIIGRARKMKIVLDQDYVIEQLKVNDRTLTYKQVENSFTQPNGEVAQKMLEWAVDCTQDSEGDLLELYCGNGNFSLALAQNFERVLATELAKPSVDSAQYNIAVNNIDNVQIIRMSAEDFTDAMEGKREFRRLKDRNVDLQSYNCNTIFVDPPRSGMDEGTCRMVQGYDRIMYISCNPETLKENLDILGETHRITRFALFDQFPYTHHMEAGVLLERK
- a CDS encoding YijD family membrane protein, yielding MDKQQVKSERKTLVLSLLAGVCGYATWSVLTSSSVAFSIFPVLAFVLAVYCLYQEYLRKPMTEGTPAIATACFFVGAFGYSAFLRAAMPEMGSNFLPLMIALALLFWVSYKMGIMNKKAKPEVEAK
- the fabR gene encoding HTH-type transcriptional repressor FabR, coding for MGIRAQQKEKTRRSLIDAAFSQLSADRSFSNLSLREVAREAGIAPTSFYRHFKDMDELGLTMVDEGGLILRQLMRQARQRIATEGSVIRTSVETFMEFIESSPNVFRLLLRERSGTSTAFRAAVAREIQHFVAELTEYLEAKTGVTYEEAYTQAEASVTLVFSSGAEALDLDSHARAEHAERLIMQLRMIAKGAYWYRKERERRELRQKL